In the Arachis ipaensis cultivar K30076 chromosome B10, Araip1.1, whole genome shotgun sequence genome, one interval contains:
- the LOC107624507 gene encoding uncharacterized protein LOC107624507 yields MSPNQGREEEGVAVAPVAVAVRALSSLPFHGDASPSLSDGGKGRTRGAAAAGLLFCHRRCHVMEEEVALPPSELAVANAYTAAVVSSFCYYFLIVMPSALPLEGRRG; encoded by the exons ATGAGCCCGAACCAGGGGCGGGAGGAAGAAGGCGTCGCTGTGGCTCCCGTTGCCGTCGCCGTTCGTGCTCTGTCGTCGCTGCCGTTCCATGGAGACGCGTCGCCATCGCTGAGTGATGGAGGAAAAGGACGCACGAGAGGAGCCGCTGCTGCTGGGTTGCTGTTCTGCCACCGTCGCTGTCACGTGATGGAGGAGGAAGTTGCTCTGCCACCATCTGAGCTTGCTGTTGCAAATGCCTATACCGCTGCCGTAGTTTCTTCGTTCTGTTATTACTTTCTAATTGTT ATGCCCTCGGCGCTGCCACTAGAAGGTCGTCGGGGTTAG